A window from Chrysemys picta bellii isolate R12L10 chromosome 2, ASM1138683v2, whole genome shotgun sequence encodes these proteins:
- the LOC101950025 gene encoding NAC-alpha domain-containing protein 1 isoform X1: MPGESAKAEGALLQTNPGGLHPAEADGLRNASSPSTPSGDSSPPSALTPLQVSPTAAPDCTSPVAMDPTLCSPGALAFLPAKKEDRPQPEGASCDTAVGSSPAGLAALSECGQVLLETPPKGLREVLSVDMLDTRIVMGEETQSINDETDAGLAPHGSLLDAKAPASEAAGTESLVADAGEESSDEENPILESSSEAAGKLSAQATPGESPCPKARDNRQVCVYRPPRPLPWEPEEPSAALKEKLFSQGETTADVPSPSPVPAKDPPDELAEAEPLESPQVKPVLDSDLYFTAPSTPIKTVYSHLKHLPYAKDSLSEEQSDLDNEGLCSPPTSPSGSYITAEGGSWASSGTSSTSPSCSPNLIAESETMEASTAYGESLSELELSEEPGRFARSSCLSPEQLEEEEGDLSLDRLSSGNTALPSVPAEEEGDGQTTPEEEWDSEIATSIAWVPHTTELEEPGELLPAQEKDLPQPGGDSGDEIEPLQSPLDRQLLKVEVFTSDKAGANLGMGDAAKEPLESSLLSCSPIPLPGLQSESSSVSGASVSSDAETPSSLQAETTGSSAELPSDFTDNDQMIPATLLPFRGSLIFEAESLEITLFPQGESVENDVVYGAEEDDSTSASFLHSLSENSINEGVDESFAYQDDTSQSSDSASYNGEADEQLYSTEQYAVVTPSAQEGEKPAAEDSEQGASRSGSESEMETSSDASDTDEEYAAFSALDMELGTVPHTEVEVGFEPEGNVAHQDELEGTTEEEGEAEERQPPARSEGMLKSAAFAEPKATPVAEHSDSEDSPGSGSVSPAGRSWSPSLKPDSTPSPGESAPRAESDQADDSPGDTGSSSESSLEHQSSLSDMQEALEKGLPNSGECLIACFDTDEETEAFPGLEVVVENAEPLSQSVTAEVCVAPWRGGDGTGSAIPLPWKQKPAPTELAEPTARKAGDASVFEMGTKLKESEAHLLELLDQDSTSLGGKREGHFAARLGASDDASLEQPEVARADSEPAGECLIACFSSSDEELEEASSLDQVNNNEEQGELSLEASLDSLPPLGQNEMQPNVLLDAAGQSEPMLAVGVDQPQEPPLPPGEAASQSLDLHVMQKGLQELQRRLDGSSQFFRQECGELDASSESEIETYVKRYFSTTEFSLLPQATAAPESTQPTWGQEALGKKPALAIHRIPEPVWPCSGTGETKDSNSGEPQLDESCPASPGSWMPAETNGSTDQNREELMASVEEKWLTAEAAESDLESKFGASPVSAMGETPPKVAAQALESLGEPVEMVTPAPCSSTVSLDLQTRSAEEATDTSVSGSEACSPTDSVSAQVCPLGDQLEMESPTAAAPGQTLPEPGAQAFQAPCVCSLDPDLPELRDSNMNLLETASSESPWEPEHGAGEDQDSSVSTSCSDNIVLKGEMESPDAEETAKKTTGDRPGCEELPGGKGASTQEQWVGSTQLPLEVKAAAKDEPAALQQSEGLGDGPEEEALGSEAMSEEGVCLTDEEREAEAQPEESWRGTPPPKGEREVELAESVEAASEGSSSAFSNDLPSGDSLEGRRTPGHAALSPPLRLDDDKMTTVDSTREEPDQATSSRESSPEPPDTTQSFMHTDSSFMASEESTGESTRLVEPESSRAGRELGTPEQAESQLTEQQEGDVPTELKEAVLPLEYLHMGISSRGTPSLLVPSPSGVSSAEHSLAPEPPEHSLALCLHYSSLREAPHSTRSAHTRLRADMPVPNHQQLLFTASEEEIYIGEPAVRDQPPAEPGDGCPSTSQEAEGPAEYSGPTKTGPDSLDSKAVIAESLSVSLGLLEPSGALVENPADPPAASRERQQITAMLQGSFGNLQTSQLKVGPLCPVSSQMVTEAQSVLASLKERVLESSSEEATPDSLGASKAQDWVVEVQPEPETPTHELAAGSATQQPSKDQGARQSSEAKCASEQAQLESICETLLAAEVMPSPVLLTCSVGSSESVTPVLEEQDLSAEEDSGLHSEGPLEEEAIQASSGTPAKDQDQRSLSLEEPAELGISPREEEPWESPGEAGVDGAMPEASQAGHLQSPQHPADGGNQQSQIPLDDTESSRENETLPTTEATGPLILRSSPSPEPSTASLPSDSQPPKSPPPEPCPIPAAAPLQPGRPASPEATVEDAPSPEPSAVSLASDSKSPPPEPCPIPAAAPLQPGRPAFPEAAVEDAPSPPPCSELIEVPPALSFLPPCSEDPIQGQKDTSGLPASDTLSVAEDAHAEDQPSLLLDSRKYLEALESSVSPVPCRDPFLSTQDSRGRPQLPGNKDARGRGSASAEERRAHRGSIQSESSSSSESELPYRCPEIESLREAAGMALLEDKPLVGQRSCEVNHKGSCNDSESNDESIPELEEPDISEPRTAQTQAQLTHSLSTGEETISKAKQSRSEKKARKAMSKLGLRQIHGVTRITIRKSKNILFVITKPDVFKSPASDIYIVFGEAKIEDLSQQVHKAAAEKFKVPMEHSPLITETAPALTIKEESEEEEEVDETGLEVRDIELVMAQANVSRPKAVRALRHNNNDIVNAIMELTM, from the exons ATGGCTTGCGGAATGCCTCCAGCCCGTCCACCCCCAGCGGTGACTCttcacccccctctgccctgactccactGCAGGTCTCCCCGACAGCAGCCCCCGATTGTACCAGCCCCGTTGCCATGGACCCCACCCTCTGCAGCCCAGGTGCCCTGGCCTTCCTGCCGGCCAAAAAAGAGGACAGGCCCCAGCCGGAAGGAGCCAGCTGTGACACCGCTGTTGGTAGCTCCCCCGCTGGCCTGGCTGCGCTGAGCGAGTGCGGCCAGGTCCTGCTGGAAACGCCTCCCAAAGGCCTCCGGGAAGTGCTGAGCGTGGACATGCTGGACACCAGGATCGTGATGGGGGAGGAGACCCAGAGCATCAATGACGAGACAGACGCAGGGCTGGCGCCACACGGCTCGCTGCTGGACGCCAAGGCTCCCGCATCAGAGGCAGCTGGCACTGAAAGCCTCGTGGCCGATGCCGGAGAGGAGTCGAGTGACGAGGAAAATCCGATCCTAGAGAGCAGCTCCGAGGCTGCTGGGAAACTCTCTGCCCAGGCCACACCGGGGGagtctccctgccccaaagccagAGACAACAGGCAAGTGTGTGTCTATCGGCCTCCTCGACCGCTGCCCTGGGAGCCCGAAGAGCCGAGCGCGGCGCTAAAGGAGAAGTTGTTTTCTCAGGGTGAAACCACGGCCGATGTGCCTTCCCCATCTCCCGTGCCTGCCAAAGATCCCCCCGATGAGCTGGCCGAGGCAGAGCCCTTGGAGTCTCCACAGGTCAAACCAGTCCTGGATTCGGACCTGTACTTCACGGCCCCGTCGACACCAATCAAAACGGTCTACTCCCACCTCAAGCACCTCCCCTACGCCAAGGACAGCCTGAGTGAGGAGCAGAGCGATCTGGACAACGAAGGGCTGTGCTCCCCGCCCACCTCTCCATCGGGGTCTTACATCACTGCCGAGGGGGGCAGCTGGGCCTCCTCCGGCACCTCCAGCACGTCCCCGTCTTGTTCTCCCAACCTGATCGCTGAGTCGGAGACCATGGAAGCCTCCACTGCTTATGGGGAATCCCTGTCGGAGCTGGAGCTTTCTGAGGAGCCGGGTCGATTTGCCAGGAGCTCCTGTCTGTCTcctgagcagctggaggaggaggaaggtgacCTGTCTTTGGACAGACTCTCCTCTGGAAACACGGCTCTGCCTTCAGTGCCAGCAGAGGAGGAAGGGGATGGTCAGACCACGCCAGAAGAAGAGTGGGACTCTGAAATTGCTACCTCTATTGCATGGGTCCCTCACACGACAGAGCTGGAGGAGCCAGGTGAGCTGCTGCCAGCTCAGGAGAAggacctgccccagccaggaggagaCTCTGGGGATGAAATAGAGCCACTGCAAAGCCCCTTGGACAGGCAGCTCCTGAAGGTGGAAGTCTTCACCTCAGATAAAGCCGGTGCCAACCTGGGAATGGGGGATGCAGCCAAAGAGCCTCTGGAGTCCAGCCTGTTgtcctgctcccccatccccttgccAGGCCTCCAGTCAGAGTCCAGCAGCGTGTCTGGGGCAAGCGTCTCGTCGGATGCAGAGACGCCCAGCAGCCTGCAGGCCGAGACCACTGGCTCCTCGGCGGAGCTCCCATCAGACTTCACGGACAACGACCAGATGATCCCTGCCACGCTGCTGCCCTTTCGCGGGAGCCTGATCTTCGAGGCCGAGTCGCTGGAGATCACGCTGTTCCCCCAGGGGGAGTCTGTGGAGAACGACGTTGTCTACGGGGCGGAGGAAGACGACAGcacctctgcctccttcctgcaCTCTCTGTCGGAGAACTCCATCAATGAGGGCGTGGACGAGTCCTTCGCCTACCAAGACGACACTTCCCAGTCCTCCGACTCCGCCTCGTACAACGGCGAGGCGGACGAGCAGCTGTACAGCACCGAGCAATACGCTGTGGTGACCCCCTCGGCTCAGGAAGGGGAGAAGCCGGCTGCAGAGGACTCCGAGCAGGGGGCCTCCCGCTCGGGCAGCGAGAGCGAGATGGAGACGTCGTCTGATGCCTCCGACACCGATGAGGAGTACGCGGCTTTCTCGGCTCTGGACATGGAGCTGGGCACAGTCCCCCACACAGAGGTGGAGGTTGGGTTTGAGCCGGAGGGTAACGTGGCTCACCAGGATGAACTGGAAGGAACCACAGAGGAAGAGGGGGAGGCAGAAGAGAGACAGCCACCAGCCCGAAGTGAGGGGATGCTGAAATCAGCGGCATTCGCCGAACCCAAGGCAACACCAGTGGCTGAACACAGCGACTCCGAAGACAGCCCAGGAAGTGGCAGTGTCTCGCCCGCAGGCCGCAGCTGGAGCCCCTCTCTGAAACCAGACAGCACCCCATCCCCCGGGGAATCTGCTCCGAGAGCCGAATCTGACCAGGCGGATGATTCTCCAGGGGATACGGGCTCCTCCTCAGAGAGCTCCCTAGAGCACCAGTCCTCGCTGTCGGACATGCAGGAGGCCCTGGAGAAAGGGCTCCCCAACTCAGGAGAGTGTCTGATCGCCTGCTTTGATACAGACGAGGAGACCGAGGCCTTCCCCGGGCTGGAGGTAGTCGTGGAGAATGCAGAGCCACTAAGCCAGTCGGTTACTGCCGAAGTGTGTGTGGCACCATGGAGAGGCGGGGATGGGACAGGATCTGCGATACCCTTGCCATGGAAACAGAAGCCAGCTCCCACCGAGCTCGCTGAGCCTACTGCCAGGAAAGCCGGTGATGCCTCTGTATTTGAGATGGGCACCAAGCTGAAGGAGTCTGAAGCGCACCTCCTGGAGCTCCTAGACCAGGACAGCACTtctctgggagggaagagggaaggtCACTTCGCAGCCCGACTGGGAGCCTCCGATGACGCCAGCTTGGAACAGCCTGAAGTGGCCAGAGCTGACAGTGAGCCAGCAGGAGAGTGCTTGATCgcctgcttctcctcctctgacgaggagctggaggaggcctCCTCTCTCGATCAAGTCAACAACAACGAGGAACAAGGGGAGCTGTCCTTGGAAGCAAGCCTGGattccctgccccctctgggaCAAAATGAGATGCAGCCAAACGTGCTCTTAGACGCAGCCGGCCAGAGCGAGCCCATGTTGGCTGTGGGAGTGGATCAGCCCCAAGAGCCCCCGCTCCCACCTGGGGAGGCCGCATCCCAGAGCCTGGACCTCCACGTGATGCAGAAAGGCCTGCAGGAACTCCAGAGGAGACTAGATGGGAGCAGCCAGTTCTTCAGGCAGGAGTGCGGGGAGCTGGATGCGAGCTCAGAATCGGAGATCGAGACCTATGTGAAAAGGTACTTCAGCACTACTGAGTTCTCCCTGCTCCCTCAGGCGACAGCTGCTCCAGAGAGCACCCAACCAACCTGGGGGCAAGAAGCCCTAGGCaagaagccagccctggcaatccACCGCATCCCTGAGCCAGTCTGGCCATGCTCAGGGACAGGAGAGACCAAAGACTCCAACTCAGGAGAACCTCAACTGGACGAGAGCTGCCCTGCCTCTCCTGGCAGCTGGATGCCAGCAGAAACGAATGGCAGCACAGACCAGAATCGAGAGGAGCTCATGGCAAGCGTGGAAGAGAAGTGGCTCACGGCTGAGGCTGCAGAATCTGACTTGGAATCCAAGTTTGGTGCCTCGCCCGTCTCTGCGATGGGAGAGACCCCGCCAAAGGTGGCTGCTCAGGCTCTAGAGAGCCTGGGAGAACCAGTGGAAATGGTAACCCCGGCTCCCTGTTCCAGCACTGTCAGCCTTGACTTGCAGACCAGATCTGCCGAGGAAGCCACCGACACTTCTGTATCAGGAAGTGAGGCATGCAGCCCAACAGATTCGGTCTCTGCTCAGGTTTGCCCCCTAGGAGACCAACTTGAAATGGAATCTCCCACTGCAGCTGCTCCAGGCCAAACCCTGCCCGAACCAGGGGCTCAAGCGTTCCAGGCCCCATGTGTCTGCAGCTTGGATCCAGACTTGCCTGAGTTGAGGGACAGCAACATGAATCTACTGGAAACAGCTAGCTCTGAGTCTCCCTGGGAGCCTGAGCATGGTGCTGGAGAGGATCAAGATTCCTCTGTCTCAACAAGCTGCAGCGATAACATTGTGCTCAAAGGGGAAATGGAGAGCCCTGATGCGGAAGAAACGGCCAAGAAAACAACTGGAGACCGGCCCGGCTGTGAGGAGCTGCCTGGTGGCAAGGGGGCCTCTACCCAAGAGCAGTGGGTGGGTAGCACCCAACTTCCTCTGGAAGTGAAGGCAGCAGCAAAGGATGAGCCAGCCGCCCTGCAGCAGAGCGAGGGTCTGGGCGATGGGCCGGAAGAGGAAGCGCTCGGCTCTGAGGCTATGTCCGAAGAGGGGGTCTGCCTCACAGATgaggagagggaggcagaggcTCAGCCCGAAGAGAGTTGGCGAGGAACTCCCCCGCCCAAAGGAGAGAGGGAGGTGGAGCTGGCGGAGAGTGTGGAGGCAGCTTCCGAAGGCAGCTCTTCTGCATTCAGCAATGACCTGCCCAGTGGAGACTCCCTGGAAGGCAGGCGAACACCAGGCCATGCAGCGCTCAGTCCTCCACTTCGTCTTGATGATGACAAGATGACCACTGTGGACTCTACACGGGAGGAACCCGACCAGGCCACTTCCTCCAGAGAATCTTCTCCAGAGCCACCGGACACCACACAGTCCTTCATGCACACGGATTCCAGCTTCATGGCCTCTGAGGAGAGCACGGGAGAGAGCACCAGACTAGTTGAGCCAGAATCCTCCAGGGCAGGGAGAGAACTGGGCACTCCCGAACAAGCAGAGAGCCAGTTGACAGAGCAGCAAGAGGGGGACGTTCCAACGGAGCTGAAGGAAGCAGTCCTACCACTGGAATATCTCCACATGGGCATCAGCAGCAGAGGGACTCCATCACTGCTTGTGCCCAGCCCCTCAGGGGTGTCTTCAGCAGAGCACAGCCTGGCCCCAGAACCCCCTGAACACAGTCTGGCTCTGTGTTTGCACTATTCCTCCCTGCGAGAAGCTCCACATTCCACTCGCTCAGCGCACACCAGATTAAGAGCCGACATGCCAGTGCCTAACCATCAGCAGCTGCTCTTCACGGCTTCTGAGGAGGAGATCTACATCGGCGAGCCTGCTGTTCGTGACCAGCCCCCCGCAGAGCCTGGGGACGGCTGTCCCAGCACAAGCCAGGAAGCAGAGGGTCCTGCTGAATATTCAGGGCCAACAAAAACGGGCCCTGACTCGCTGGACTCCAAAGCCGTCATTGCAGAAAGCCTGTCGGTCAGCCTTGGATTGCTTGAGCCATCTGGTGCCTTGGTGGAGAACCCTGCTGACCCTCCAGCAGCATCTCGTGAGCGGCAGCAAATCACGGCCATGTTACAAGGCTCCTTCGGGAACCTCCAGACCTCCCAGCTCAAAGTGGGGCCTCTTTGTCCTGTGAGCAGCCAGATGGTGACAGAAGCACAAAGTGTCCTTGCCAGCCTCAAGGAGCGGGTCTTGGAGAGCTCCTCGGAAGAGGCCACCCCAGACTCCTTGGGGGCCAGCAAAGCACAAGACTGGGTGGTCGAAGTTCAGCCTGAACCTGAAACACCCACTCATGAACTCGCCGCTGGCAGTGCCACCCAGCAGCCCAGCAAGGACCAGGGTGCTCGGCAGTCCTCCGAGGCCAAGTGTGCCTCAGAACAAGCACAACTGGAGAGCATCTGTGAGACGCTGCTTGCAGCGGAGGTgatgcccagccctgtgctgctcaCTTGCTCTGTGGGCAGCAGTGAGTCCGtgacccctgtgctagaggaACAGGATCTCTCAGCAGAGGAAGACTCTGGCCTGCACAGTGAAGGGCCCTTGGAGGAAGAGGCCATCCAGGCTTCCTCTGGAACTCCTGCCAAAGACCAGGACCAGAGGTCGCTGAGCCTGGAGGAGCCTGCCGAGCTGGGGATCTCACCTAGGGAGGAAGAGccctgggagagccctggggaGGCAGGTGTAGATGGGGCCATGCCAGAGGCCAGCCAAGCAGGACACCTGCAGAGTCCACAGCATCCAGCAGACGGAGGTAATCAGCAAAGCCAAATCCCATTGGATGATACTGAAAGCAGCAGAGAGAATGAGACgcttccaactacagaagcaacTGGTCCATTGATACTCCGTTCCTCTCCTTCTCCTGAGCCCTCAACAGCTTCCCTGCCAAGTGATTCCCAGCCTCCCAAGTCTCCTCCACCAGAGCCTTGCCCCATCCCCGCAGCTGCTCCTCTCCAGCCAGGTCGGCCTGCCTCTCCTGAAGCCACTGTGGAGGATGCACCTTCTCCTGAGCCCTCAGCAGTATCCCTGGCAAGTGATTCCAAGTCTCCTCCACCAgaaccctgccccatccctgcggCTGCTCCCCTCCAGCCAGGTCGGCCTGCCTTTCCTGAAGCTGCTGTGGAGGATgcaccttcccctcctccttgctCTGAACTCATAGAAGTGCCTCCTGCTTTATCCTTCCTGCCACCTTGCTCAGAGGATCCTATCCAAGGCCAAAAAGACACCTCAGGGCTCCCCGCATCTGACACGCTCTCTGTCGCAGAGGACGCTCACGCTGAAGACCAGCCATCTCTCCTGCTGGATTCCAGGAAATATTTAGAAG ctttgGAGAGCTCCGTGTCCCCGGTCCCATGCAGAGACCCCTTCCTCAGCACCCAGGATTCCCGAGGGAGGCCCCAGCTCCCGGGGAACAAAGACGCCAGAGGGAGGGGTTCCGCCTCCGCAGAAGAGaggcgagcccaccgcggctccatCCAGTCGGAATCGAGCTCTTCCAGCGAGAGCGAGCTGCCCTACCGCTGCCCGGAGATCGAGAGCCTGCGCGAGGCGGCTGGCATGGCCTTGCTGGAGGACAAGCCGCTGGTGGGGCAGAGAAGCTGTGAAGTTAACCATAAAG gctcttgTAATGACTCGGAGAGCAACGATGAGTCTATTCCGGAGCTGGAGGAGCCGGACATCTCCGAACCCCGGACAGCTCAGACTCAG GCACAGCTAACGCACTCGCTGAGCACCGGGGAGGAAACCATCAGCAAAGCCAAGCAGAGCCGGAGCGAGAAGAAAGCCAGAAAG GCCATGTCCAAGCTGGGGCTGCGTCAGATTCACGGCGTCACCAGGATCACGATCCGGAAGTCCAAGAACATCCTGTTTGTGATAACCAAGCCGGACGTGTTCAAGAGCCCGGCTTCCGACATCTACATAGTGTTTGGCGAGGCCAAG